Proteins found in one Campylobacter lari genomic segment:
- a CDS encoding L,D-transpeptidase family protein produces the protein MFKIILALFSLTIFANANNLAKIYLNQGIGAVEKVLEQELSKKDFWLNEIKDKNVSLGYYEENVAIVLTNKSDKIIRVYHYNNGKVEKKFIQKEVLTGLAGDKEIEGDLKTPIGFYELGKKFYPGDPYYGPFAFATTYPNILDKTLGKTGGGIWIHGYPLDGTRLDTYKTRGCIAVQNDLLEDFNKLVADRKTYAMTEEKNKVRTNHEEVATLLANLFAWRDSWQKSDINRYLSFYDQKIFKHQNKFTYEQFAKNKERIFAKKEEKTIKFSDISISPYPNEKNEKIFRIGFYEDYRSTNYKFKGEKVLYVKLVEDKMRILAEQ, from the coding sequence TTGTTTAAAATTATATTGGCATTATTCAGTTTAACTATATTTGCAAATGCAAATAATCTTGCAAAAATTTATTTAAATCAAGGTATTGGTGCAGTTGAAAAGGTGCTAGAACAAGAATTAAGTAAAAAAGATTTTTGGCTTAATGAAATAAAAGATAAAAATGTTAGTCTTGGTTATTATGAAGAAAATGTTGCTATTGTTTTAACTAATAAAAGCGATAAAATCATTAGAGTTTATCATTATAACAATGGCAAAGTAGAAAAGAAATTTATTCAAAAAGAAGTTTTAACTGGTTTAGCTGGAGATAAAGAAATAGAAGGGGATTTAAAAACTCCTATAGGTTTTTATGAGCTTGGAAAGAAATTTTACCCTGGAGATCCATATTATGGACCGTTTGCTTTTGCAACGACTTATCCAAATATACTTGATAAAACTTTAGGAAAAACAGGTGGTGGAATTTGGATTCATGGTTATCCTTTAGATGGAACGCGTTTGGATACTTATAAGACTAGAGGTTGTATTGCTGTGCAAAATGATTTGCTAGAAGATTTTAATAAATTAGTGGCTGATAGAAAAACTTATGCAATGACAGAAGAGAAAAATAAAGTCAGGACAAATCATGAAGAAGTAGCTACTTTGTTAGCAAATTTATTTGCTTGGAGAGATAGTTGGCAAAAAAGTGATATCAATAGATATTTATCTTTTTATGATCAAAAAATATTTAAACATCAAAATAAATTTACCTATGAACAGTTTGCAAAAAATAAAGAAAGAATTTTTGCCAAAAAAGAAGAAAAAACTATTAAATTTTCAGATATTAGCATAAGTCCTTATCCAAATGAAAAAAATGAAAAGATTTTTAGAATAGGATTTTATGAAGACTATCGTAGTACTAATTATAAATTCAAAGGGGAAAAAGTTCTTTATGTTAAGCTAGTTGAAGATAAAATGCGAATTTTAGCTGAACAATAA
- a CDS encoding alanine racemase — MAYIKIDRLAYEYNLDLIASKAGGYEKVICVFKDNAYGHGAKLLAPIARAKGINFIAVKNEAEAKELDRFFDNILILSHHPHGDENEKFIYVLNDKNDIKKIKKNTKIHLSIDTNMHRNGILPEEIQETLHEFKNHSLQLHGVMMHFAGSDEIDASYFVQKQKFQHAKKIIYNLLQEEAKNLVFHSHNSEALFRTSMLKDDEYCRVGLVQFGYAYFNKNLRKVLSLWAEKLSQRVLKKGQSVGYGGVYNAKEDLAIATYDLGYADGLLRYDGKKDFFLPNGKKILGKMSMDSFSCENSGDVICVMNDANIMANFFNTINYEILVKLSPNLKRIVI; from the coding sequence ATGGCTTATATAAAAATCGATCGCTTAGCTTATGAGTATAATCTTGATTTAATAGCCTCTAAGGCTGGAGGTTATGAAAAAGTAATTTGTGTTTTTAAAGACAATGCTTATGGGCATGGAGCTAAGCTTTTAGCTCCTATAGCTAGAGCAAAAGGTATAAATTTTATAGCAGTAAAAAATGAAGCTGAAGCAAAAGAGTTAGATAGATTTTTTGATAATATTTTAATTTTATCTCATCATCCACATGGTGATGAAAATGAAAAATTTATCTATGTTTTAAATGACAAAAATGATATAAAAAAAATTAAAAAAAATACTAAAATTCATTTATCTATAGATACAAATATGCATAGGAATGGAATTTTACCTGAAGAAATTCAAGAAACTTTGCATGAGTTTAAAAATCATAGTTTGCAACTTCATGGAGTAATGATGCATTTTGCAGGAAGTGATGAAATAGATGCAAGTTACTTTGTGCAAAAGCAAAAATTCCAACATGCTAAAAAAATAATCTATAATTTATTGCAGGAAGAAGCTAAAAATTTAGTGTTTCACTCTCACAATTCTGAAGCTTTGTTTAGAACGAGTATGCTAAAGGATGATGAGTATTGTAGAGTAGGGCTCGTGCAATTTGGTTACGCATATTTTAACAAAAACTTACGTAAGGTTTTGAGTTTATGGGCTGAAAAGTTAAGCCAAAGAGTGTTAAAAAAAGGTCAAAGTGTTGGTTATGGTGGTGTATATAATGCAAAAGAAGATCTTGCAATAGCAACTTATGATTTAGGTTATGCAGATGGACTTTTACGTTATGATGGAAAAAAAGATTTTTTTCTTCCTAATGGAAAAAAAATACTTGGAAAAATGTCTATGGATAGTTTTTCTTGTGAAAATAGTGGTGATGTAATTTGTGTTATGAATGATGCAAATATTATGGCTAATTTTTTTAATACAATTAATTATGAAATTTTAGTCAAACTTTCTCCAAATTTAAAAAGAATTGTAATTTAA
- the mapA gene encoding outer membrane lipoprotein MapA: MFKKLFVFILALFFSACAINSKNQSIARVNEVIKVQAECYEPSNSKAYEAKIKGLLYISDVGLKYCGNKRTIDKSVSLKKVYIHRVYDLNENLKYASSNGYNYYINENFNYYFYVFLKEELENRGIVVVENTQDSPYVLRVDLSFNDFYSKFDSNSLFSIIASQLTLKDINTNKTINIKTKQEVKGFYNIKDLPFFTQLLIKQVANKSADIISSL; this comes from the coding sequence ATGTTTAAAAAATTATTTGTATTTATCTTGGCTTTGTTTTTTAGTGCTTGTGCCATAAATTCAAAAAATCAAAGTATTGCAAGAGTTAATGAGGTTATAAAAGTTCAAGCAGAGTGCTATGAACCTTCTAATTCTAAGGCCTATGAGGCAAAAATAAAAGGTCTTTTATATATTAGCGATGTTGGGCTAAAATATTGTGGCAACAAAAGAACAATAGACAAAAGTGTTTCTTTGAAAAAAGTATATATTCACAGAGTGTATGATTTAAATGAGAATTTGAAATATGCTTCTTCTAATGGATATAATTATTATATTAATGAAAATTTTAACTATTATTTTTATGTGTTTTTAAAAGAAGAATTAGAAAATAGAGGTATAGTGGTGGTCGAAAATACACAAGATTCTCCTTATGTTTTAAGAGTGGATTTAAGTTTTAACGATTTTTATTCAAAATTTGATTCTAATTCTTTATTTTCAATTATTGCTAGTCAGTTAACATTAAAAGATATTAATACCAATAAAACTATAAATATCAAAACCAAACAGGAAGTTAAAGGTTTTTATAATATTAAAGATCTGCCTTTCTTCACTCAGCTTCTTATTAAACAAGTAGCTAATAAATCTGCAGATATTATCAGTTCTTTGTGA
- the gyrA gene encoding DNA gyrase subunit A, with protein sequence MENIFTKDSDIENIDIESSIKSSYLDYSMSVIIGRALPDARDGLKPVHRRILYAMNDLGVGSRSAYKKSARIVGDVIGKYHPHGDTAVYDALVRMAQDFSMRYPSVDGQGNFGSIDGDGAAAMRYTEARMTILAEELLRDIEKDTVDFIPNYDDSMSEPDVLPARVPNLLLNGSSGIAVGMATNIPPHSLNELIDGLLYLIDNKNASLEEIMQFIKGPDFPTGGIIFGKKGIIEAYRTGRGRVKVRAKTHIEKRANKDIIVIDELPYQTNKARLIEQIAELAKEKQIEGIAEVRDESDREGIRVVIELKRDAMSEIVLNNLFKSTTMESTFGVIMLAIHNKEPKVFSLIELLNLFLNHRKTVIIRRTIYELQKARARAHILEGLKIALDNIDEVIALIKNSPDNPTAKNLLMEKFGLSELQSNAILDMKLGRLTGLEREKIDNELRELLAEIERLDQILKSETLLENLIKDELKEIRTKFDVPRITQIEDDYDDIDIEDLIPNENMVVTITHRGYIKRVPSKQYEKQKRGGKGKVAVTTYDDDFIESFFTANTHDTLMFVTDRGQLYWLKVYKIPEGSRTAKGKAVVNLINLQADEKIMAIIPTTDFDESKSLCFFTKNGIVKRTNLSEYQNIRSVGVKAINLDENDELVTAIIVARDENEIVNVNANENLEIDENLENESSENSEELENITSGKMLFAVTKKGMCIKFPLAKVREIGRVSRGVTAIKFKEKDDEVVGAVVIENDAQEILSVSAKGIGKRTDAGEYRLQSRGGKGVICMKLTAKTKDLIGIVIVDESMDLMALTSSGKMIRVDMQSIRKAGRNTSGVIVVNVENDEVVSIAKCPKEEDEELDVETNMDLNLE encoded by the coding sequence ATGGAAAATATTTTTACTAAAGATTCAGATATTGAGAATATAGATATAGAAAGTTCTATAAAAAGTAGTTATTTAGATTATTCTATGAGTGTTATTATAGGCCGTGCCTTACCTGATGCTAGAGATGGGCTTAAACCTGTTCATAGAAGAATTTTATATGCTATGAATGATTTAGGTGTTGGAAGTCGTAGTGCATACAAAAAATCAGCACGTATAGTGGGCGATGTAATCGGTAAATATCATCCACACGGTGATACAGCTGTATATGATGCTTTAGTAAGAATGGCACAAGATTTTTCTATGCGTTATCCAAGTGTAGACGGACAAGGAAACTTTGGTTCTATTGATGGTGATGGTGCTGCTGCGATGCGTTATACTGAAGCTAGGATGACGATTTTAGCTGAAGAACTTTTGCGTGATATAGAAAAAGACACAGTTGATTTTATACCAAATTATGATGATTCTATGAGTGAACCTGATGTTTTACCTGCTAGGGTGCCAAATTTATTACTTAATGGTTCAAGTGGTATTGCAGTAGGTATGGCTACTAATATTCCTCCGCATAGCTTAAATGAGCTTATTGATGGTTTGCTTTATTTAATTGATAATAAAAATGCAAGCTTAGAAGAAATAATGCAATTTATCAAAGGCCCTGATTTTCCAACAGGTGGTATTATTTTTGGTAAAAAAGGTATTATAGAAGCTTACCGCACAGGTCGTGGTAGGGTAAAAGTAAGAGCAAAAACTCATATAGAAAAAAGAGCCAATAAAGATATTATCGTTATAGATGAACTTCCTTATCAAACCAATAAAGCAAGATTGATAGAGCAAATTGCTGAGCTTGCTAAAGAAAAACAAATCGAAGGTATTGCTGAAGTTAGAGATGAGAGTGATAGAGAAGGAATTCGTGTGGTGATTGAGCTAAAACGCGATGCCATGAGTGAGATTGTGTTGAATAATCTTTTTAAATCTACCACTATGGAAAGCACTTTTGGCGTGATTATGCTTGCTATACATAATAAAGAACCAAAAGTTTTTTCTTTAATCGAGCTTTTAAATTTGTTCTTAAATCATAGAAAAACTGTAATTATTAGAAGAACGATTTATGAATTGCAAAAAGCTAGAGCTAGGGCGCATATTTTAGAAGGTTTGAAAATTGCACTAGATAATATCGATGAAGTGATAGCTTTGATTAAAAATTCTCCTGATAATCCAACAGCTAAAAATTTATTGATGGAAAAATTTGGCTTAAGCGAGCTTCAATCAAACGCGATTTTAGATATGAAATTAGGTCGTTTAACAGGACTTGAGAGAGAAAAAATTGACAATGAATTAAGAGAGTTATTAGCAGAAATTGAAAGACTTGATCAAATTTTAAAAAGTGAGACTTTACTTGAAAATTTAATTAAAGATGAGTTAAAAGAAATTAGAACTAAATTTGATGTGCCAAGAATCACCCAAATTGAAGATGATTATGATGATATTGATATAGAAGATTTAATACCAAATGAAAACATGGTAGTTACTATTACCCATCGTGGTTATATTAAACGTGTTCCAAGTAAGCAATATGAAAAACAAAAACGTGGTGGCAAAGGCAAGGTTGCAGTTACTACTTATGATGATGATTTTATAGAAAGCTTCTTTACAGCAAACACACATGATACCTTGATGTTTGTTACTGATCGTGGACAACTTTACTGGCTTAAAGTTTATAAAATTCCTGAAGGAAGTAGAACTGCTAAAGGTAAAGCTGTGGTTAATCTTATTAACCTACAAGCAGATGAAAAAATCATGGCAATTATCCCAACAACTGATTTTGATGAAAGTAAATCATTGTGTTTCTTTACGAAAAATGGTATCGTAAAACGCACAAATTTAAGTGAATATCAAAACATTAGAAGTGTAGGTGTAAAGGCAATTAATCTAGATGAGAATGATGAGCTCGTTACTGCAATCATTGTAGCAAGAGATGAAAATGAAATCGTAAATGTAAATGCAAATGAGAATTTAGAAATAGATGAAAATCTAGAAAATGAAAGCAGTGAAAATAGTGAAGAATTAGAAAATATTACTAGTGGTAAAATGCTTTTTGCGGTAACTAAAAAAGGCATGTGTATTAAATTCCCGCTTGCTAAAGTTAGAGAGATTGGTCGTGTAAGTAGAGGGGTAACTGCGATTAAATTTAAAGAAAAAGATGATGAGGTTGTAGGTGCTGTTGTTATAGAAAATGATGCTCAAGAAATTTTAAGCGTAAGTGCTAAAGGCATAGGTAAGCGTACTGATGCTGGAGAATACAGACTTCAAAGTAGAGGTGGCAAGGGTGTTATTTGTATGAAACTTACTGCTAAAACAAAAGATTTAATTGGTATAGTTATAGTTGATGAAAGTATGGATTTAATGGCATTAACAAGCAGCGGTAAGATGATACGTGTTGATATGCAAAGCATTAGGAAAGCAGGTAGAAATACAAGCGGTGTAATTGTTGTTAATGTTGAAAATGATGAGGTTGTAAGTATCGCTAAATGTCCTAAAGAAGAAGATGAGGAATTAGATGTTGAAACTAATATGGATTTAAATTTAGAATAG
- a CDS encoding LPP20 family lipoprotein, with translation MKKVVFMFCLALGFSACALDQRGVNPNQTQAAQAANSDVVIQKVDKDDVRNIIREEKMLANDTSTDNDLTFTAVGEGIAPLNTVSVGQALALAKRAAITDAYRQLASKLYGVRVNGKDTVKDAMLKSSTITAQVNGLIKNASVVDQDFKDGLYRVNVELKIDADKWKELFAY, from the coding sequence ATGAAAAAAGTTGTTTTTATGTTTTGTTTGGCTTTGGGTTTTAGTGCATGTGCGCTAGATCAAAGAGGTGTGAATCCAAATCAAACTCAAGCTGCTCAAGCTGCAAATTCTGATGTTGTGATTCAAAAGGTTGATAAAGATGATGTGCGTAATATCATTAGAGAAGAAAAAATGCTTGCAAATGATACAAGTACAGACAATGATCTAACTTTTACGGCAGTAGGTGAAGGTATTGCTCCTTTAAATACAGTTTCAGTTGGTCAAGCTTTGGCTTTAGCTAAAAGAGCAGCAATCACTGATGCTTATAGACAATTAGCTAGTAAGTTATATGGTGTAAGAGTTAATGGTAAAGATACAGTAAAAGACGCAATGCTTAAAAGTTCAACCATCACAGCACAGGTAAATGGTTTGATTAAAAATGCAAGTGTAGTTGATCAAGACTTTAAAGATGGTCTTTATAGAGTAAATGTAGAACTTAAAATCGATGCTGACAAGTGGAAAGAATTGTTTGCTTATTAA
- a CDS encoding ABC transporter permease has product MQKSIPRYLLFKYLRFDKDQPFIMLSKILAFLGVSIGLCVLLVAMAIMNGFDKEFERKLFTMNYPITILPRFGASMDDKLLQELRVKFPNLLFSPYIATQVIARNDLKLEGGMLFGVNFEDEKKINEVVAQALENKKLDNFDILIGKGLKDEFGLDYNEKITLIFSNLNASGLSLIPQVKRFDVKADFSSGLLAYDKAYMYTDAKALAKILSYPQGNYDGVHVYSNKPFEDIKQIEAFLGARYASIGWWEQNGNFFAALALEKRALFIVLMLIILVASLNIVSSLLMIVMNRRSEIALLLSLGASKLEIKKTFFSLGFLIGGSGIIAGVILAAIALWVLGNFDIISLPSDVYGMSKLPLELSFIDFCATLFGAIVIVSLSSYYPAKKATQVDILDTLRNE; this is encoded by the coding sequence ATGCAAAAAAGTATCCCTCGTTATTTACTATTTAAATATTTGCGTTTTGATAAAGATCAACCCTTTATCATGCTTTCGAAAATTTTAGCTTTTTTAGGTGTGAGTATAGGGCTTTGTGTGCTTTTAGTTGCAATGGCTATTATGAATGGTTTTGATAAAGAATTTGAGAGAAAACTTTTTACGATGAATTATCCTATAACTATATTGCCACGTTTTGGAGCAAGTATGGATGATAAGTTATTGCAAGAATTAAGAGTTAAATTTCCAAATTTATTATTTAGTCCTTATATTGCTACTCAGGTTATAGCAAGAAATGATTTAAAATTAGAAGGTGGTATGCTTTTTGGTGTTAATTTTGAAGATGAAAAAAAAATTAATGAAGTTGTAGCACAAGCTTTAGAAAATAAAAAATTAGACAATTTTGATATTTTAATTGGCAAGGGTTTAAAGGATGAATTTGGGCTTGATTATAATGAAAAAATAACTCTAATTTTTTCTAATCTTAATGCTAGTGGACTTTCACTTATCCCGCAGGTTAAAAGATTTGATGTTAAGGCTGATTTTTCTTCAGGATTATTAGCTTATGATAAAGCTTATATGTATACAGATGCTAAAGCCTTAGCTAAAATTTTATCATATCCCCAAGGAAATTATGATGGAGTACATGTATATTCAAATAAACCTTTTGAGGATATTAAACAAATTGAAGCTTTTTTGGGTGCAAGGTATGCTAGCATAGGTTGGTGGGAGCAAAATGGAAATTTCTTTGCAGCATTAGCTTTAGAAAAAAGGGCGTTGTTTATTGTGTTGATGTTGATTATTTTGGTCGCAAGTTTAAATATAGTAAGCTCTTTATTGATGATAGTGATGAATAGGCGTAGTGAAATAGCTTTATTGCTTTCCTTAGGAGCTAGTAAATTAGAGATTAAAAAAACCTTTTTTTCTTTAGGGTTTTTAATAGGTGGAAGTGGCATTATAGCAGGTGTGATTCTTGCAGCTATAGCTTTGTGGGTGCTTGGAAATTTTGACATCATTTCATTGCCAAGTGATGTTTATGGTATGAGTAAATTGCCATTAGAGCTTTCTTTTATTGATTTTTGTGCTACGCTTTTTGGTGCTATTGTGATAGTGAGTTTATCTTCTTATTATCCTGCCAAAAAAGCAACGCAAGTAGATATTTTAGATACTTTAAGAAACGAATAA
- a CDS encoding SCO family protein — protein MKKINIFLLIVVIFGVFFISVQYFENNKYNFHLNSEKGMLSLKNFIGKKLIVYFGYTYCPDVCPSELALIANVLEKMPNKEKAHVVFISLDPARDSNLTQTSQWVKYFYPNSTALVAKDEKELEKVTKNYGVIYEKINLKDSAMGYSIAHSGEFYLIDENGKFIKTIKDISYENFFNEIQKFLNE, from the coding sequence ATGAAAAAAATAAATATTTTTTTGCTAATTGTAGTAATTTTTGGGGTATTTTTTATATCAGTGCAATATTTTGAAAATAACAAATACAATTTTCACTTAAATTCTGAAAAAGGCATGCTTAGTTTAAAAAACTTTATCGGTAAAAAATTAATTGTATATTTTGGCTATACATATTGTCCTGATGTTTGTCCTAGCGAACTTGCGCTAATTGCTAATGTTTTAGAAAAAATGCCAAATAAAGAAAAAGCTCATGTGGTATTTATCTCACTAGATCCAGCAAGAGATAGCAATCTAACTCAAACTAGTCAATGGGTAAAATATTTTTATCCAAATTCTACAGCTTTGGTTGCTAAAGATGAAAAAGAATTAGAAAAAGTTACTAAAAATTATGGTGTGATATATGAAAAAATCAATCTTAAAGATTCTGCTATGGGATATTCTATAGCACATAGTGGCGAATTTTATCTGATTGATGAGAATGGAAAATTTATTAAAACCATAAAAGATATCAGTTATGAAAACTTTTTCAATGAAATTCAAAAATTCTTAAACGAATAA
- a CDS encoding copper chaperone PCu(A)C has product MKKLLSLTILSAFAIANEITINAPYVRQTPPNSKTTAFFLELKNNSDKDIKLIKAQSSLSDTTEIHDHIMENGKKMMVQIPQITIKANSSTELKPGGKHIMVLNLKENITPQTKANLTLYFDDNSTIELKDIESRSIKK; this is encoded by the coding sequence ATGAAAAAATTACTTAGCTTAACCATATTAAGTGCTTTTGCTATTGCAAATGAAATTACCATAAATGCTCCTTATGTAAGACAAACTCCACCAAATTCTAAAACCACAGCATTTTTTTTAGAGCTTAAAAATAACTCTGATAAAGATATAAAACTAATAAAAGCTCAAAGCTCACTAAGTGATACAACTGAAATTCACGATCATATCATGGAAAATGGTAAAAAAATGATGGTACAAATCCCTCAAATTACCATAAAAGCTAATTCAAGCACTGAACTTAAACCAGGTGGTAAGCATATTATGGTATTAAATCTCAAAGAAAATATCACACCACAAACCAAAGCTAATCTGACGCTTTATTTTGATGATAACAGCACGATTGAACTAAAAGATATCGAGTCAAGAAGTATTAAAAAATAA
- a CDS encoding ComF family protein, with the protein MRCFNCHGFSFASFCPACKEELLEYSLGIRELEGNFKVYYFYQYEQIKHLIYFKHKFQGYFVLNALAKLSFAKFKDFFQPSCKINAIALDDKTYKNYSHTAILTKHLKTQFIKPMYHTLQASSQHKYSGKSLQFRKDNKRTYKLLKRPKYPVILVDDVVTTGLSLLEAKEFLEKNNIEVLFALVLANAKFDTI; encoded by the coding sequence GTGAGGTGTTTTAATTGCCATGGATTTTCCTTTGCGAGCTTTTGTCCAGCTTGCAAGGAAGAGCTTTTAGAATATTCTTTGGGTATAAGAGAACTTGAGGGAAATTTTAAAGTTTATTATTTTTATCAATATGAACAAATTAAACATCTAATTTATTTTAAACACAAATTTCAAGGATATTTTGTTTTAAATGCGCTTGCAAAATTAAGCTTTGCTAAATTTAAAGATTTTTTTCAACCTTCTTGTAAAATTAATGCCATAGCCTTAGATGATAAAACATATAAAAACTACTCTCATACTGCTATTTTAACCAAACATTTAAAAACTCAATTTATAAAGCCTATGTATCATACTTTACAAGCTAGTTCGCAGCATAAATATAGTGGAAAAAGTTTGCAATTTCGTAAAGATAATAAAAGAACTTATAAGCTTTTAAAGCGTCCAAAATACCCTGTAATTTTAGTAGATGATGTGGTAACTACGGGTTTAAGTTTGCTTGAAGCAAAAGAGTTTTTAGAAAAAAATAATATCGAAGTGCTTTTTGCTTTAGTTTTAGCTAATGCAAAATTTGATACAATATAG